One window of the Polypterus senegalus isolate Bchr_013 chromosome 18, ASM1683550v1, whole genome shotgun sequence genome contains the following:
- the zfyve21 gene encoding zinc finger FYVE domain-containing protein 21 isoform X1 produces the protein MSAVPDGKKLVRSPSGLRMVPENGAFSSPFYFDEPQWVPDKECPRCMQCDTKFDFLTRKHHCRRCGKCFCDKCCSKKVPLPRMCFVDPVRQCAECGLLSQKEMEFYDKQLKLLLNGGSFLVTQGNSEKSEAMMCRLSNNHRYLFMVGVSHLQVELARISSVQILTDGFAPGEKDIHTYTSLLESQYISEGGNSRPSGMLLQYKLPASQDIQELRLTAHEERKVAASWLAAMHKAAKLLYESRDQ, from the exons ATGTCCGCTGTGCCCGATGGCAAAAAGCTGGTCCGTAGCCCAAGCGGACTACGCATGGTGCCCGAGAACGGAGCTTTCAGCAGCCCTTTCTATTTTGACGAACCGCAGTGGGTACCAGATAAGGAG TGCCCAAGATGCATGCAGTGTGACACAAAGTTTGACTTCCTCACTAGAAAG CACCATTGCAGACGCTGTGGGAAATGTTTTTGTGACAAGTGTTGCAGCAAGAAAGTGCCTCTACCCCGGATGTGCTTTGTGGACCCTGTCAGACAGTGTGCAGAGTGCGGCCTCCTCTCTCAGAAGGAGATGGAATTCTATGACAAGCAGCTGAAGTTGCTCCTTAATG GTGGATCATTTCTGGTAACACAGGGAAATTCTGAGAAATCTGAAGCAATGATGTGCAGACTTTCAAACAACCACAG GTATCTCTTCATGGTTGGAGTGAGTCATCTGCAGGTTGAGCTTGCCCGCATTTCTAGTGTCCAGATTCTCACAGACGGATTTGCTCCAGGAG AAAAAGATATTCACACTTACACCAGTCTCCTGGAAAGTCAGTATATTTCTGAAG GTGGAAATTCTCGCCCCAGTGGGATGCTGCTGCAATATAAGCTACCTGCATCCCAGGACATACAAGAACTCAGGCTGACTGCCCATGAAGAGAGGAAGGTTGCTGCCTCCTGGCTGGCTGCCATGCACAAG GCAGCAAAGCTTCTGTACGAGTCTCGAGATCAGTAA
- the zfyve21 gene encoding zinc finger FYVE domain-containing protein 21 isoform X2, whose amino-acid sequence MSAVPDGKKLVRSPSGLRMVPENGAFSSPFYFDEPQWVPDKECPRCMQCDTKFDFLTRKHHCRRCGKCFCDKCCSKKVPLPRMCFVDPVRQCAECGLLSQKEMEFYDKQLKLLLNGGSFLVTQGNSEKSEAMMCRLSNNHRYLFMVGVSHLQVELARISSVQILTDGFAPGGGNSRPSGMLLQYKLPASQDIQELRLTAHEERKVAASWLAAMHKAAKLLYESRDQ is encoded by the exons ATGTCCGCTGTGCCCGATGGCAAAAAGCTGGTCCGTAGCCCAAGCGGACTACGCATGGTGCCCGAGAACGGAGCTTTCAGCAGCCCTTTCTATTTTGACGAACCGCAGTGGGTACCAGATAAGGAG TGCCCAAGATGCATGCAGTGTGACACAAAGTTTGACTTCCTCACTAGAAAG CACCATTGCAGACGCTGTGGGAAATGTTTTTGTGACAAGTGTTGCAGCAAGAAAGTGCCTCTACCCCGGATGTGCTTTGTGGACCCTGTCAGACAGTGTGCAGAGTGCGGCCTCCTCTCTCAGAAGGAGATGGAATTCTATGACAAGCAGCTGAAGTTGCTCCTTAATG GTGGATCATTTCTGGTAACACAGGGAAATTCTGAGAAATCTGAAGCAATGATGTGCAGACTTTCAAACAACCACAG GTATCTCTTCATGGTTGGAGTGAGTCATCTGCAGGTTGAGCTTGCCCGCATTTCTAGTGTCCAGATTCTCACAGACGGATTTGCTCCAGGAG GTGGAAATTCTCGCCCCAGTGGGATGCTGCTGCAATATAAGCTACCTGCATCCCAGGACATACAAGAACTCAGGCTGACTGCCCATGAAGAGAGGAAGGTTGCTGCCTCCTGGCTGGCTGCCATGCACAAG GCAGCAAAGCTTCTGTACGAGTCTCGAGATCAGTAA